The Phaeocystidibacter marisrubri DNA segment GTGCCCATATCGTCTTCAAAAACGATGGTGACGACCGACAGGCCAAACCTTGAAACGGAACGGATTTCTTCCACTCCGGGAAGATTTCCCATGGCCAACTCCACAGGATAAGTGACAAACTGCTCGATATCTTCGGTAGCCAGGTTTTCTGATACGGTCATTACCTGTACTTGGTTGTTGGTGATATCCGGCACCGAACCGAGGTTAACCGTGGACATGGAGTAGATACCTACTCCTATGAGGGCCAGCGTGAGCAGGCCCACAATAAATTTATTCCTTATGGAAAAGGAAATGATTTTGTCTATCATAATGCTTTGATGTTATTTTAAATGGACAGTGAAGTAATGATGTATCCGTTCGATAGTGGCTAAGAGCAGGATTATACAAGCAATGGCAATTAAGAACCACTTTAGCACTTTTTGCCAGGTAACTTTCTCGCTGCCTTTTTTCTTTTTACTCAACTGCCCTTTTCTTGAATTAAAAATTCTTGCTACAGATAATGCCGTTTTCCGGCCTGATACAAAAAAGGCTTATGAAATCAGGATTATTGAAATAGCTGCTCTATCAGCTCCTCTGAGGAGATGAAAAGGCATAACTATCCTGAAATTGCCCGGGTTTAGGCCCTTGGAGGAATAAAAAGCTCGAAGAGGTCGAGGCTTTTGAAATTTTGATGATAAAAAGGGTAATGCGATGGATTGCCAAGTGGATTGGCTTCGCTCATTGCATTGGGGAAGATAACATGGATATGGCAACAATGGCAGGAGCATATTGGATTACATAAGTCATTGGAAGATGACCCGTTATCGTGCCCGGAATGGGAATCACTGCTCATCACAACCTGCTGATTTTCAGTAGAGGAATTATTGCTAAGATCATCCGCGCAGGTTATGAACGAAAGACCCAGAAAATAAACTGCCAATATGTAGCATAGCCATTTCACAGTCGGCAAAAATAAGGAAAGGTCTTGAGATTTCAAAAAGTAGCTGCTGGAGGCCCGAAAGTCTCAGAATGAGGTTTCTTCAACTTTTAGAGACGCTTTTATTTCTTCGCGAATATCCTTTCTCAAGTGATACCAAAATCCTTTCTTGACCGGGTTGCCTAAGGTGGCTAAGCGTTTGTGACAATAGGAAGCCTCTGTATCGGACAATTCCAACCTTCTTTCAATGAGGTATTCCCGGTATTTGTAAACGGCTGAGATCAACTTATGATCCTTGCTCTTGGCAAAGCTGATAAAGCTTTCAAAAATAAGGAGCCGCGGAGAGGGAGGGACTCGAACTCTCGGAGGTTTTTCTTTAAATATACTTAAATAATATTACGAACCCAGTGTTTCTGGCACCTCGGAATCTCTGTCGATTCCGAGGTGTTACTTCGCAATATTGCGAAGTAACATATTTGAATATTCTCCTTCTTCTTGGACAATTAGTCTTCCGATTTGCATTCGCACTTGGTGCATGAGCATGTTTGGTTAGTTGCTAGTCTCTTTTTGATGCTTTCTGCAAGTGTTTCTTTCAGATCCATCCAATTATTATTGCCCTGGAGGACTTCTGCAGGCGTGTATATACCATGCTCACTATGCGGTCGATTGTTGTAATCGTTTATGATCGACCCCAAAACATGCTCTAACTCTTCGTGATTCTCAGCTTGGAATATCTTGTCAAACTCCCCTTTTATAGTTTTGAACACTCGCTCTATCATTGAGTTGGTGTGATGGATGTCCTTCATCGCAATCAGGTGTTTGATATGCTTCTCCTCCTTTGCTAAGTACTCCTTCATCTCAATACTTCGGTTTTCGGGGCCACCGTCAGTAACGTATTTTGAGTTTGCAGGCGAATGTGTACGTACAGCATTTTTCAGAACCTCAAGAGAATATTCTGCCTTGATTTTACGCTTTACGGCATAGCTCAATATGGCTCGGGAGTAATTATCGATGATGACGTAGATGTAGCTCTTGCAACCGTCTAAGGTCTTCACCTGGGTGATGTCTGCATGCCATATTTGATGTAGTTTTTTCGCTCTGAATTTCGACTTTTTGGGCTTCCTTCTTTTTCGTTTAGGCTCACTCAATCCCAATACATGAACATACTTGTAAAATGTCGATTTGGATATAGCAAGTTGTTTTTCTCTTACCGCTATAGCCCAGCTCGCGCCTATATTCCACTTGACCTCCTTAACTGCCCTTTTAATACTCCGCGCTTCAGCTAATGTGATCTGCTGTGACGATTGTTTTGCACATTGATTCAATGGGCTAGAATCACAATGATAAAGTGAAATGGCTTGCCAGTAGTTGAAGGTCGCAGCGGAAACGCCCAAAATTTCAATAAGGCTTTTCTTAGTTATGTGTTCATGGTTTTGAAAAACCCAACCTACGACGCTCTCCCGATTGTCCTTAAGAATATCCTGAAAAGCATTATCTCCTCCCAGTGCTTCTTGCATTAGGTCAACGAAAGACCGCAACGCCTTTTCAAATGCAGCATCTATTTGCATGCGCTCATCCAGTTTAGAATAAATGTGCTGCATAAGTGCGTTACTCTTAGGGTCTTCATGACCCAGAATCTCCAGCGGATTCAATTGACGCCATCTGTTAGATGTGGAGTAGGGTATGGTTTTGCGAATATCTTCTTCTAGCAATTCTTTTTCTGCTCCCAATGCATAGGCAAGTTTGTACTCGTTGGGATACCTAGAGTTTCCATGTGCCATCTTCTTTGATTTAGTTTTTAACCTATTAGAAGATAGCCCATCTGTAAATTGATTCTCAGTTTATATAAAAGGCATTACTTTTGACATGGTGTGAATCCGAGCAATTCTGAGAAGCCAAGTCCTCTACTTCTCCGATAGCTTATTCGTAACCCTTCTGAGAAGCACCAAGTCTTTTCAACTGACTTTCAGAACGATATGCGAGATAGTTCAAGACCGACTATCTCCACAAAAAGAAGGCAATCCGAAAGGGTTGCCTTTTTCGTTTTGATACGCTCCGGCTAGAGCATCCCGATAGCAACGTGAGGAGAGTGAACTAGCTTTCGAAATGCTTCTAAAACTGTCTTCCTACTCCTTCACCTCCACCGGCTCCAAGGCCATTCTTAGCGATATAAAGGCAAGCAATAGAGTTGCTATGGCAAAGAACTTCTCAAAGCTAGATTCCGCTAGTAAGTTTCCTAGAGTATTTAGAGCAAAGATGACGGTGAGCACCCAGAGTAACACTCTGCTTACTTTCATGAGTTTGGGAAGACGAAGAATTTTGGTGCGAATAAGAACAACAAGCAAACAAATGGTCATGATGATGAGCGATATGAACTCAAAAACAAGTAACTCTTCTGCTGTTTTCATTTTGCCTCCCCATAGATATTCAACTGGAGCAAAATCAAACAACACTATTCCTAATATGATGCTCAAATGAAACACCTCTAACAAGCTAAAGAGTAGAAGGGCTAATTGAGATGCACGTTGAAAGGATAGAATGGTTTTCATGGGAGGGGATTCAAACGTTTAAGGGGTTTTGGGGGTTTTAGGGGTTTTAGGAGTCTCAGATGTTTTGAGAGTTGGACATTGAAACCAATGCAAAAATAAAGAAGCTGGATTAATACGTACTGAGACTCGCACGAGGTATCGCTACTCCATTTATCTTTTAAGAAAAGAGCCCCAGGAGTTGAGTCTCAACATAGAGCTCAATTCCCAGGGCACAATTATCCCCGTCTAACTAAATACTTAACAATTAATGCTTTGCATCAAACGCTTCGACAATCTCACTCCAACTCACAATCTTAAAATTCTGTGGAACGTCTATTCCGTCTTTCGTGTTGAATCCGTCTTGTGCAATGAAAATACCTTTTGGAAACTGTGCACCCAGACTTTTTGCAATCACGTCAATGCCATCGGTTTCTTTTACGCCGTCAATGGCATCCCCCGCAACTACTTCAAAGAAGCCTAAGTATGCGTAGGTATGACGATCGTACATAGCAAAACGGTTGTTCCCCTGACTCGATGATATCAAGTAACCACTTCCATCTTCGTTGATGTACAGCGCCAATCCTTCAATGTCGTACTGCAAATCAGGGTTCTCTTCACCAGAATGGTCAATCCGAGTTCTGGGTTTATCACTTCCAATAGTGTACACGTATATTCCGCCATCTTCTTCACCCACGTAAAGAAGGCCGCGTTCTTCATCGGTTACCATTCCTTCAACCTGACCTTCCGCATGGTACTTATGGAGAAGTTGGAAAGTAACCGTCGAGTCGTTCTCTACTAACTGATATTGCTCTACAACGCCCTCTTTTCCATTCACAAATACATGAATGGAATTGTCACTCACTTGCGAATACATACACAAGCCGTACACTTCTTCAAGTGGAGATACAAAGGTAGTATCCGACACCAATTCAAACTGGGTTCCGCTCGGATCAATCACCCAAACATCAAGTCCATTTCTGGTGCGATTGCT contains these protein-coding regions:
- a CDS encoding DUF6660 family protein; this encodes MKWLCYILAVYFLGLSFITCADDLSNNSSTENQQVVMSSDSHSGHDNGSSSNDLCNPICSCHCCHIHVIFPNAMSEANPLGNPSHYPFYHQNFKSLDLFELFIPPRA
- a CDS encoding DDE-type integrase/transposase/recombinase, giving the protein MGAEKELLEEDIRKTIPYSTSNRWRQLNPLEILGHEDPKSNALMQHIYSKLDERMQIDAAFEKALRSFVDLMQEALGGDNAFQDILKDNRESVVGWVFQNHEHITKKSLIEILGVSAATFNYWQAISLYHCDSSPLNQCAKQSSQQITLAEARSIKRAVKEVKWNIGASWAIAVREKQLAISKSTFYKYVHVLGLSEPKRKRRKPKKSKFRAKKLHQIWHADITQVKTLDGCKSYIYVIIDNYSRAILSYAVKRKIKAEYSLEVLKNAVRTHSPANSKYVTDGGPENRSIEMKEYLAKEEKHIKHLIAMKDIHHTNSMIERVFKTIKGEFDKIFQAENHEELEHVLGSIINDYNNRPHSEHGIYTPAEVLQGNNNWMDLKETLAESIKKRLATNQTCSCTKCECKSED
- a CDS encoding phytase, with amino-acid sequence MLKKLMIAAVCIQMAACNPNTTPSSNGFQVKAVVETEESNSVEGDDAADDPAIWYNEAQPEKSLILGTNKKLGLEVYNLEGKRLATYPTGRLNNVDVRRGFRFRGQLVDVVAASNRTRNGLDVWVIDPSGTQFELVSDTTFVSPLEEVYGLCMYSQVSDNSIHVFVNGKEGVVEQYQLVENDSTVTFQLLHKYHAEGQVEGMVTDEERGLLYVGEEDGGIYVYTIGSDKPRTRIDHSGEENPDLQYDIEGLALYINEDGSGYLISSSQGNNRFAMYDRHTYAYLGFFEVVAGDAIDGVKETDGIDVIAKSLGAQFPKGIFIAQDGFNTKDGIDVPQNFKIVSWSEIVEAFDAKH